One Lachancea thermotolerans CBS 6340 chromosome F complete sequence DNA window includes the following coding sequences:
- a CDS encoding uncharacterized protein (conserved hypothetical protein): MSSIMTELASSVAGTPFRGRAAQDVAGLELWGEDEELTFPSFPKRFQAQAGEAGPAPAAEKPDDETSIEQLLHKDEALSTNTDFWREVRASSEAEPAGSPAGSAAAAALGESLTEPLSPLSPAPRAASETRLEDFIRDVGPLHAASPGSFQPDFQIKRLCFRDAEGKLALTAVGSSHVHKPAHRHPHNHKKLLKKVLRRKSGLWEMASPSFAVAEFMLL, encoded by the coding sequence ATGAGTAGCATTATGACAGAGCTTGCCAGCAGTGTGGCAGGTACCCCTTTCCGCGGACGGGCAGCGCAGGACGTTGCCGGGCTGGAGCTGTGGGgcgaggacgaggagctGACGTTCCCGTCGTTCCCCAAGCGGTTCCAGGCGCAGGCGGGCGAGGCCGGGccggcgcccgcggccgAAAAGCCCGACGATGAGACGTCGATcgagcagcttctgcacAAGGACGAGGCGCTCAGCACCAACACGGACTTCTGGCGCGAGGTGCGCGCGTCCAGCGAGGCCGAGCCCGCGGGCTCGCCCGCGGGCagcgcggccgcggccgcgctAGGCGAGAGTCTCACGGAGCCGCTCTCGCCGCTGTCGCcggcgccgcgcgccgcaTCCGAGACCCGGCTGGAGGACTTCATCCGCGACGTCGGGCCCCTCCACGCCGCGTCGCCCGGCAGCTTCCAGCCCGACTTCCAGATCAAGCGTCTGTGCTTCCGCGACGCGGAGGGCAAGCTCGCGCTCACCGCCGTGGGCAGCTCCCACGTCCACAAGCCGGCACACAGGCACCCGCATAAccacaagaagctgctaaAGAAGGTGCTGCGTCGCAAGAGCGGCCTCTGGGAGATGGCGAGCCCCAGCTTCGCCGTCGCGGAGTTCATGCTGTTGTGA
- the TWF1 gene encoding twinfilin TWF1 (similar to uniprot|P53250 Saccharomyces cerevisiae YGR080W TWF1 Twinfilin A member of a conserved family of actin monomer sequestering proteins comprised almost entirely of two tandem repeats each having sequence homology with cofilin (Cof1p)), whose translation MSNQSGITADESLLGSFGSLANNESPSDVVVAEISSDNTTVKLCTTLSNAAELEIFAKREERPLYVFIRDSGRIVFISYVPESAPVRSKMLYASTKNTVLRQVGSNHISKQLLASLPEELSPGFWSSDASDEPAPLTEAEQISARISSEQRIESARGGRQLVSQTGGTSHTLSFKIASGEPIPSLLEQHNFVSFKINLEKEQVEVLSTAQLPGAREVPRSLSQNHPTYNIYKNNGKLHFIYSCPSGSKVKERMLYASNKSGFVKHLKEMDHLTMETVLEIGDSDELEISMLEKSSPATSEHGNPAPGQLKFNRPKRPGRRS comes from the coding sequence ATGTCGAACCAGTCGGGCATTACTGCAGACGAGAGTCTTCTAGGCAGCTTCGGCTCCTTGGCAAACAACGAATCCCCTAGCGACGTGGTTGTTGCTGAGATCTCCTCCGACAACACGACCGTGAAATTATGCACCACGCTCTCGAACGCcgcagagcttgaaatcttTGCCAAGCGCGAAGAACGCCCGCTGTACGTTTTCATCCGCGACTCCGGCCgcatcgtcttcatctcCTATGTTCCCGAGAGCGCCCCTGTGCGTTCCAAGATGCTGTATGCGTCCACGAAAAATACCGTCTTGCGGCAGGTAGGGTCGAACCACATCTCCAAACAGCTGCTGGCTTCGCTGCCCGAGGAATTGAGCCCCGGGTTCTGGAGCTCCGACGCTTCTGACGAGCCCGCGCCACTGacagaagcagagcagATCAGTGCCCGTATCTCCAGCGAGCAGCGCATTGAATCCGCGAGGGGCGGCCGCCAGCTCGTGTCCCAGACGGGAGGCACCTCGCACACCctgtctttcaaaattgccAGCGGCGAGCCCATCCCCAGCCTCCTGGAACAACACAACTTTGTGAGCTTCAAGATCAACCtggaaaaagaacaagtcgAGGTGCTAAGCACTGCCCAGCTGCCCGGTGCTCGCGAAGTCCCACGTAGTCTGAGCCAAAACCACCCCACGTACAACATTTACAAGAACAACGGCAAGCTGCATTTCATATACAGCTGCCCTTCAGGGTCAAAGGTTAAAGAGCGTATGTTATACGCGTCAAACAAGTCCGGGTTTGTCAAGCACCTCAAAGAGATGGACCACCTGACCATGGAGACGGTCCTCGAGATCGGAGACTCTGATGAGCTGGAGATCTCAATGCTGGAGAAATCGTCGCCTGCGACTTCCGAGCACGGCAACCCCGCGCCCGGGCAGCTCAAGTTTAACAGGCCCAAGAGACCTGGTAGAAGATCATAA
- the NVJ2 gene encoding Nvj2p (similar to uniprot|Q06833 Saccharomyces cerevisiae YPR091C Hypothetical ORF): MTSFTTFVYVYLLGGLTFPLLVAYVLFKAAPDAQKRASQAPELLVPGLQRDFKAGDFEEAKGVEVVKKGWVTVTTKYYYHSSELVQLAQQQVPVENLPSRVKLKRKHNFYAVLKHGNLFLYRDDAPDAGVAHVIVLKDSFVSLWPRNPRDEALDGSLFTKKMCIAILKNGSASIDQQGNLDIALHQTDFKHFDHFFVYVTNNTEKEDWYFALINASKVGLPKPGESLESSKLNPNVSAKTAHFRTRDMLYLIQNLNSNEGQLSTKWLNALLGRLFLGLQQTETLSLFLRERLYKKLTKINKPGFLDDFVIERVDVGNAAPVITHPELRELTPTGLMKIAFQFFYKGGMSLIISTKANINLGSRFKTREVALELAVTVKEIAGPMVVMIKPPPSNRVWYSFETEPLIDLDVEPVVSTKQLSYNMVTNAIKSKFREAIKESLVMPFMDDMTFYNTRDELFRGGIWEQGNESAEDGITVKEDLKSLDQEEDDLDAKPEATGPHEELADSPTDARSAVSDDAMPDRDSLSNKKDEDSASISVTQKTLQKVGTFKSLLKRSDSTSSSNESDCFEDEKSKKSIAESRPSIDTEDSKISKKYLNAGFKKFGKWYKDTVASSSSIAEGSDNASVHPQNAPEMISNRRALPKTKERDLPKVPPENIRRSSNAAEMFAKNKPRSGSVNSSAGTSTNPRYRLGTSPPHSPSLVNSWASHHSDEEPLEKSFSETVNSDKFQASDVPEKLHTKEQYNEVAVTTQAIGNVGDQPQRVDAEPPRVNLHELSRRRPVPPTPISIEKPADEKEQPSLPDPPSSSHHQTETT; encoded by the coding sequence ATGACAAGCTTCACCACCTTCGTGTACGTCTACCTGCTCGGCGGGCTCACGTTCCCGCTCCTCGTAGCCTACGTTCTCTTCAAGGCCGCGCCCGACGCGCAGAAAAGGGCGTCGCAAGCGCCCGAGCTGCTGGTTCCGGGCCTGCAGCGCGACTTCAAAGCCGGCGACTTCGAGGAGGCCAAGGGCGTCGAGGTCGTCAAGAAGGGATGGGTCACCGTCACGACAAAGTACTACTACCACTCGAGCGAACTGGTGCAGCTggcgcagcagcaggtgCCCGTGGAAAACTTGCCCTCGCGGGTCAAGCTGAAGCGCAAGCACAACTTCTACGCGGTACTGAAGCACGGCAACCTGTTCCTCTACCGAGACGACGCGCCTGACGCCGGTGTCGCGCACGTCATAGTCCTGAAGGACAGCTTTGTGTCGCTGTGGCCCCGCAACCCGCGCGACGAGGCCCTCGACGGCTCGCTcttcaccaagaaaatgtGCATCGCCATCCTGAAAAATGGCTCCGCGTCCATTGACCAGCAGGGCAACCTCGACATCGCCCTACACCAGACGGACTTCAAGCACTTCGACCACTTTTTCGTGTACGTGACAAACAACACcgagaaagaagactgGTATTTCGCGCTCATCAATGCGTCAAAGGTGGGCCTCCCCAAGCCCGGAGAGTCCCTCGAGAGCAGCAAGCTGAACCCCAACGTGTCCGCCAAGACCGCCCACTTCCGCACCCGAGACATGCTCTATCTGATTCAAAACCTGAACTCCAACGAAGGGCAGCTCTCGACAAAGTGGCTGAACGCGCTTCTGGGTAGGCTGTTTCTCGGCTTGCAGCAGACCGAGACCTTGTCTTTGTTCCTCCGCGAGCGCTTGTACAAGAAATTgaccaagatcaacaagcCCGGATTTCTCGATGATTTCGTTATCGAGAGGGTTGATGTGGGCAACGCGGCCCCAGTCATCACGCACCCCGAGCTGCGAGAACTCACCCCCACTGGCCTCATGAAAATCGCGTTCCAGTTTTTCTACAAAGGCGGCATGTCTCTCATCATATCTACAAAGGCTAACATCAACCTGGGGTCACGTTTCAAGACTCGCGAGGTTGCCCTGGAACTTGCTGTGACAGTGAAAGAAATTGCGGGGCCTATGGTTGTCATGATAAAGCCTCCGCCTTCGAATAGAGTCTGGTATAGCTTCGAAACTGAGCCGCTGATTGACCTCGACGTTGAGCCCGTCGTGAGCACCAAACAGCTCTCCTACAACATGGTTACGAACGCCATTAAAAGCAAATTTAGAGAAGCTATAAAAGAATCACTTGTAATGCCTTTCATGGACGATATGACCTTTTACAATACGAGGGATGAACTCTTCAGAGGCGGTATTTGGGAGCAAGGTAACGAATCCGCAGAAGACGGCATTACTGTAAAGGAGGACCTCAAATCACTcgatcaagaagaagatgaccTGGACGCAAAACCCGAAGCTACCGGACCACATGAAGAGTTAGCCGACAGCCCAACAGATGCCCGTTCTGCGGTTTCAGACGATGCAATGCCCGACAGAGATTCACTGAGCAATaaaaaagacgaagactCCGCGTCAATATCTGTCACGCAAAAAACACTGCAAAAAGTCGGGACCTTCAAGTCGTTGCTAAAGCGCTCGGACTCGACGTCTTCTAGTAACGAGTCTGATTGTTTTGAGGATGAGaaaagcaaaaagagcatTGCGGAGAGTCGCCCATCTATCGATACAGAAGACTCAAAAATATCTAAAAAGTACCTGAATGCTGGTTTTAAAAAGTTTGGTAAATGGTACAAGGACACAGTTGCCAGCTCCTCATCGATTGCCGAAGGCTCGGATAATGCATCCGTCCACCCTCAGAATGCTCCTGAGATGATATCTAATCGAAGAGCGCTTCCAAAGACGAAGGAGAGAGATCTCCCGAAGGTGCCTCCGGAAAACATCAGAAGGTCCTCCAACGCAGCTGAGATGTTTGCGAAAAATAAGCCGAGATCAGGTTCCGTTAATTCATCTGCAGGGACTTCCACCAATCCCCGCTACCGACTCGGGACTTCCCCTCCTCACTCTCCAAGCCTGGTAAACAGCTGGGCGAGCCATCATAGCGATGAAGAGCCCCTCGAAAAAAGTTTCTCTGAGACAGTGAACTCAGATAAGTTCCAGGCTTCTGATGTGCCAGAAAAATTGCATACTAAAGAGCAGTATAACGAGGTAGCAGTTACAACACAAGCCATCGGTAATGTTGGAGATCAACCACAAAGGGTTGATGCAGAGCCCCCGCGCGTCAATCTTCATGAGCTCAGCAGAAGAAGGCCTGTTCCTCCTACCCCTATAAGCATTGAGAAGCCGGCTGATGAAAAGGAACAACCAAGTCTACCTGATCCTCCGTCATCTTCTCACCACCAAACCGAAACTACGTAA
- the ASR1 gene encoding ubiquitin-protein ligase ASR1 (weakly similar to uniprot|Q06834 Saccharomyces cerevisiae YPR093C ASR1 Protein involved in a putative alcohol-responsive signaling pathway accumulates in the nucleus under alcohol stress contains a Ring/PHD finger domain), translating into MDSCPICFESLSKGACRLVECGHKYHFNCIRRWHYHSKNLQCPTCRIKSRHLEDIERKVTINLAEFSDANLAISEISAQMGSLEIRSNEVRQEETRWNLDSLECRLCGESNVRTNVFCQECHTAYHEICLRTLHLEVGDFSRCVACCNCHHIFGSSSREPPASREHLARFLTERPGLHAARTHPHRSIRAPTSDGFEVVQSWRLLSELQEKCCLLDLSEHKRKIQAHVRKVLNAHYSKGSGAIATKDQYTEINKAVSRNLYRVSDNKYQPDKFDYDVEALRLIAIELRKTG; encoded by the coding sequence ATGGACAGCTGTCCGATCTGCTTCGAAAGCCTCAGCAAAGGGGCCTGCAGGCTCGTTGAATGCGGCCACAAATATCATTTCAACTGCATAAGGCGCTGGCACTATCATTCGAAGAACCTACAGTGTCCCACTTGCAGAATCAAGTCCCGGCACCTCGAAGAcattgaaagaaaagtCACAATCAATCTTGCCGAATTTAGCGATGCTAATTTAGCTATTTCTGAAATTTCTGCGCAAATGGGGAGCCTTGAGATAAGGTCCAACGAAGTCCGGCAGGAAGAGACGAGATGGAATCTAGACTCCCTGGAGTGCAGACTCTGCGGAGAGTCTAATGTTAGAACTAATGTTTTTTGCCAGGAGTGCCACACAGCCTACCATGAAATATGCCTTAGAACTTTGCACCTTGAGGTCGGAGACTTTAGCCGATGCGTCGCATGCTGCAATTGCCACCATATATTCGGGAGCTCTAGTAGGGAGCCGCCGGCATCTAGGGAGCACTTGGCTCGCTTCCTGACGGAGCGGCCTGGTTTGCATGCCGCGCGAACGCATCCGCACCGCAGCATTCGCGCGCCAACCTCAGACGGGTTCGAGGTTGTACAATCCTGGCGGCTGCTATCAGAGCTACAAGAAAAGTGTTGCCTTTTAGACCTATCAGAGCACAAGCGTAAGATCCAGGCCCATGTACGAAAGGTTTTGAATGCGCACTACTCCAAAGGGTCAGGTGCGATCGCGACCAAGGATCAATACACCGAGATCAACAAGGCCGTTTCCCGAAACTTGTATCGGGTTTCTGATAATAAGTATCAACCAGACAAGTTCGATTATGATGTTGAAGCCTTGAGACTTATCGCGATTGAGCTTCGCAAGACTGGGTAA